Proteins from one Oncorhynchus tshawytscha isolate Ot180627B linkage group LG16, Otsh_v2.0, whole genome shotgun sequence genomic window:
- the LOC112235074 gene encoding keratin, type I cytoskeletal 18, whose protein sequence is MSVKRSSVRGPSSGYGYSITHSSTAPTYRAASTYGGAGGQGTRISSVSYSGVRSGMGGLGVGMGGSGGSMSSSIQVSASGDTAHIMGNEKFAMQNLNDRLASYLEMVRNLEQANGKLELKIREAMEKRGPDVNDYSRYNAILDDLRKKVFDATTDNARMCLQIDNARLAADDFRVKFESELSIRQSVEADIVGLRKVIDDTNMGRMNLESEIEALKEELIFLKKNHDNEVMEMRNMISQSGVQVDVDAPKGQDLAAIMAEVRAKYEKEALKNQEELKAWHETRITEVQSVVSQNTEALQGAHTEINDLRRQLQTLEIELDSQKSLKGSLEGTLRDTEMRYNMEMESLNKILVGLESELTNLRSNIQQQTQEYEHLLNIKMKLEAEIATYRRLLDGGDFKLQDALEDQRTVKTKVMTVTQTLVDGKVVSSSTETKERNL, encoded by the exons ATGAGTGTCAAACGAAGCAGCGTCAGGGGACCTAGCAGTGGGTacggctactccatcactcacaGCTCTACTGCTCCCACCTACCGGGCCGCCAGCACTTATGGTGGTGCTGGAGGTCAGGGGACCCGAATCTCCTCTGTGTCCTATTCGGGGGTGCGAAGCGGGATGGGAGGGTTGGGGGTTGGGATGGGAGGCTCCGGGGGCTCCATGTCCAGCAGCATCCAGGTGAGCGCCAGCGGGGACACTGCTCACATCATGGGCAATGAGAAGTTTGCCATGCAGAACCTCAACGACCGTCTGGCCTCCTACCTAGAGATGGTGAGGAACCTGGAGCAGGCCAACGGCAAACTGGAGCTGAAGATCAGGGAGGCCATGGAGAAGAGAGGCCCAGATGTCAACGACTACAGCCGCTACAACGCCATCTTGGATGACCTGAGGAAGAAG GTGTTTGATGCCACAACAGACAACGCCCGTATGTGTCTTCAGATCGACAATGCCCGCTTAGCTGCTGATGACTTCAGGGTGAA GTTTGAGTCTGAGCTGTCCATACGCCAGTCTGTGGAGGCTGACATCGTTGGCCTGAGGAAGGTCATAGATGACACCAACATGGGCCGCATGAACCTGGAGAGTGAGATCGAAGCTCTGAAGGAGGAGCTCATCTTCCTGAAGAAGAACCACGACAAC GAAGTGATGGAGATGCGTAACATGATCTCCCAGTCTGGAGTGCAGGTGGACGTGGATGCTCCTAAGGGCCAGGATCTGGCCGCCATCATGGCTGAGGTCCGGGCCAAGTACGAGAAAGAGGCCCTGAAGAACCAAGAGGAGCTCAAAGCATGGCATGAAACACGG ATCACAGAGGTGCAGTCTGTGGTGTCACAGAACACAGAGGCCCTCCAAGGCGCACACACAGAGATCAACGACCTCCGTAGACAGCTACAGACACTGGAGATCGAGCTGGACTCACAAAAGAGCTTG aaAGGATCTCTGGAGGGGACGCTGCGAGACACGGAGATGCGCTACAACATGGAGATGGAATCCTTGAACAAGATCCTCGTGGGTCTGGAGTCTGAGCTGACCAACCTCCGCTCCAACATCCAGCAGCAGACGCAGGAGTACGAGCACCTGCTCAACATCAAGATGAAGCTGGAGGCGGAGATCGCCACATACAGGAGACTGCTGGACGGAGGAGACTTCAA gctccaGGATGCTCTGGAGGACCAGCGGACAGTGAAGACCAAGGTGATGACCGTCACACAGACCCTGGTGGACGGGAAGGTTGTCTCCTCCAgcacagagacaaaggagaggaacCTGTGA
- the LOC112235075 gene encoding keratin, type I cytoskeletal 18: MESVRISTHPGFTCHRAESGSGGLYAKPWSSQSAHGGGGVHGTRISSVHTSRLGGFRGGAEHQVYTGVTADGGFTMGNEKLNMQLLNDRLATYLESVKNLEQVNSKLELQIREVLEKKGPAGADYSRYEATLEDLRKKISEMTVGNAQIAIRVEGAGLAAEDFKVKHESEIGMRQTVESDVANLRRTLDDTIVLQLHLENDIEFLTEELINLKKNHAEDVLELDTQISMAGVQVEVDASKGHDLGKIMEEMRAKYEKMALKSQEELKEWHESKITEVQIQVTENTEALKEAHTTFSESRRSFQSLQIDLQSQISLNASLEGNLHDIEMRYNMELQKYNAVLLRLEAELTQIRSDIQHQTQDYHILFNIKIQLEAEIAEYRRLLDGDLKVEVAVEKKPTKAFRTKTLIVTQTLVDGKVVSEGVTEDVKSEGGIEAVHG, from the exons ATGGAGTCTGTACGTATCAGTACGCATCCTGGATTTACTTGTCATCGTGCTGAAAGTGGCAGTGGAGGCCTATACGCAAAGCCATGGAGCTCACAGAGTGCCCATGGCGGTGGCGGGGTACACGGGACCAGAATCTCCTCCGTCCACACCAGCAGGCTCGGGGGCTTCAGAGGAGGGGCAGAGCACCAGGTGTACACAGGTGTTACAGCTGATGGTGGCTTCACTATGGGTAATGAGAAGCTCAACATGCAGCTCCTGAATGACCGTCTGGCCACCTACCTGGAGTCAGTAAAGAACCTGGAGCAGGTCAACAGCAAGCTGGAGCTACAGATCAGGGAGGTACTGGAGAAGAAAGGGCCAGCTGGGGCAGACTACAGCCGCTACGAAGCCACGCTGGAGGACCTGAGGAAGAAG ATATCGGAGATGACAGTGGGCAATGCACAGATCGCCATCCGAGTTGAGGGTGCCGGCCTAGCCGCAGAGGACTTCAAGGTCAA GCATGAAAGTGAGATTGGGATGCGCCAGACTGTCGAGAGTGATGTCGCAAATCTGAGGAGAACACTTGATGACACCATCGTGCTCCAGCTGCATCTGGAGAACGATATCGAGTTTCTGACAGAGGAACTGATCAACCTGAAGAAGAACCATGCAGAG GATGTGCTGGAGCTAGATACCCAGATTTCCATGGCTGGCGTGCAGGTGGAGGTGGATGCTTCTAAGGGACACGACCTGGGAAAGATcatggaggagatgagggccaaGTACGAGAAGATGGCCTTGAAGAGTCAGGAGGAGCTCAAAGAGTGGCATGAATCCAAA atcaCAGAGGTGCAGATCCAGGTGACTGAGAATACAGAGGCCCTGAAGGAGGCACACACCACATTCAGTGAAAGCAGGAGGAGCTTTCAGTCCCTGCAGATTGATCTTCAGTCCCAGATCAGCCTG AATGCGTCTCTGGAGGGGAACCTTCATGACATTGAGATGCGCTACAACATGGAGTTGCAGAAATACAACGCCGTCCTCCTGAGGCTGGAGGCTGAGTTGACCCAGATCCGCTCCGACATCCAACATCAGACTCAGgactaccatatcctgttcaacaTCAAGATACAGTTGGAGGCTGAGATCGCCGAGTACAGGAGGCTGCTGGACGGAGACTTGAA AGTTGAGGTTGCTGTCGAGAAGAAACCAACTAAAGCTTTCCGAACAAAGACGCTGATTGTCACCCAGACACTAGTGGATGGCAAAGTAGTGTCTGAAGGAGTGACTGAGGATGTCAAATCTGAAGGAGGGATTGAAGCTGTCCATGGATAA